The window CTTGTGACGATAATATGATGTCGCTCAACTGAGGATCAACAAAGGTAAAAAATACTAAAGGCTTTTCACCACTTACTTTAAATGCTTTATCTATTTGTAACTTAACTTCATATGCTTTTTGTTCAGTTTCAACAAACGGGATTGTGATGTGTTTAAATTCGACAGGAAATAACGACAAGGTAGCATGACCAAATACTTCACTGGTAATTGCGGTACCATCGGATATATAAAATGCGCTGCGCATAATAACCTTATTTTTTTGTTGTGAGAGCGCTTATATAAGAGCAAATAATTAAACACGACACAACATTGTGAATGTAGATATTAAAATATAACTACATTGAAAGAGAATATTTTCTAAAGCTTATTTGTTTACACTTGTTTAATTGATGATTAAATAGTTCTTTGTTCAAGTTTAATAAAATTATATAGTTACGCACATTATGGATCTAGAAATAAGGAAATCAATTAAGTGCTACTTAAAACTAAACTAAAAGAATCAATCGGTGTGGTGCTTGCTTTGTCTGTGTTTCTGCTTGCGCTATTTGGCCTCTTTGCATTAAGCCCATACATAACGATTTATGGCTCGGCGGCTATATTACTTTTAATGATCGGTCTTTTTAAATATGTTTAAACCTAGTATTGAAGTTAATACTGCAGTAAAAGCGAATGCGGTTGTTAAAGTTAATCCACTTTTAAATGACAAAATAATTGAGAAATTAAATACAAGTTTTGACGATATTTTCGCAAAACAAAAAGCAAGCAGACGCTATGTTGATGCGAAGCACATTCAAGAGCTAGGTCTACTTAATGATATATTTAACAAGGAAGTGTTATCACTAATTTACTCAATGTTTGACAAACCTGTACTCTATCACTGTCATGCATACGAAATTGATGGAAAAAATAATAAATCGCATATCTCATCAGGTAATTTTTTAAGAGGTTGGCACCGAGATGTAGATTGCAGGCACCGTCAATCGGATAAAAAGACGCAACATGTTAGCCTATTCGTTTATCTTACCGATGTAGGAGAGGCCGATGGCGCGTTTGAAATTTCAGATAAACCATTGAGTTTTTGGCCTTACCTTTTTAAGAGTTCGCGATACTATCGTTTAATAGGTCAAAGAGGCTTTTCATTCTTATTCAATCGAACAGCTGTTCACCGCGCTAGCCCTAATCGAATGAACAAACAAAGGCGTGTTTTAAAAATATCTTTTCAAGATTCAACTACAGTGATGCCACCGTTAAAAGCGACAATCAATTCTAATGATAAAAAAATTAGATTATCTAAGGTGTTGGAGACACTAGACCCTCAAGACTTCCTAGTGCGTTCGCTGTTTGGCGATAAAACAGTTGCAATAGATGACCTTCAACGTGCAAAAGACACTTTTCTTTTAACTTTAAACAAAGATGCAGTTTCATCATGCGAAAACTTTGAAATATCAGAGAAATTTAGTTTAGTAGACGAGTTTAGAGGTATCATAAAAGACTATAGATATTTAATACGACTTAAACTTCAATAGTTTTCTGCAATTGAATGCACAGCTGTTAAATATCAGGGATTCGCCAGCGCTGTACTTCGCGTGGCGAACAGATATGAAAAATGCATTTCGGTAATAGCTTTAGTACAAAAATCGCAGCAATTATTAGCATAAGCGCGTGATTATTTAATTGTAAAACGGCTGCTACGCAAAGCACTGAGAGTAAAAACCATGGCATAAATCCCATAATCCGTGATTTCTTGTTAACGCTGTGAATAAGGTGCGCGGGTAGATGTTGTGCGATTTGAGTTAATGCGTGATGTTTTAACCCGTAATTCATAAAGCTAAGTTTGTAGGCTCGATTTGCGGTTGATACCAATAATTTTTGTGAGGCATATTCACTTTCAATTGCGCTAATATCTGCGATATCAATTGCGTAAATATTAGGACGCTTAAGCTTGGCAATTAAATCGTCTAAAAACTCTTCTTGTTGATATAACTGAGCCAGCATTTTAGTTTGATGTTTTTCAAAGCGGATAACGATGATTTGCGAATGGGTTAACCAAATTAGTACATTGTCGTTGGTATTTAACCAAGAGTGCTTAGTATAAAACCCTTTGAGCAAGATATTTGCGCGAGTTCGAACAAATATCAGCATTAGCAGCGCGTGAAAAATTAAAAATACCGGCACAGTAATGACGGCGGTTTTAGTTAAATAATAAATAAGATGTGATTGCGCTAGTTGATTATCGATATTGCTCTTTAAGTTGTGCTGTTCGCCATTTTTTGCAATGTATATTGGAACCGACTTACCTTCACTCAAACTTGCATACACGTGCTGATCTACATAGGCATTTTTTTTAAACAGTGCGTTATTGATTTTTACACTGTAGGTAATTGCGAAAGCGGTATGAAGTCTTGCCCGGTGCAATAGCGTATTAAGCTTACTTGGGTTGTTATCAAGATTTACAATTGTTCCCTGTGCTAAATAGCCATTTTTTACCCAAGCTAAGGATTTCTTATGCCAATCTGCAAGGATTAAACTTATTAAAATGGTCGAGATGACAAAAGCGGCGCACGATGCCAAATGCACCATACGTTTTCGGTTGTAAAAGTCTGCGCGTCTCATTGCATATTCCATGTTTTTCAACTGCTTGCTAATGAATTATTTGTAAGGTTTTGGTGTATTTAAACGGCGACTCCTTTGCCGAAATACACGTTAACAGAAATGTTAAACCAATTAACATATCCTGACAAGGCACTTTAATCGTTGCTGTTCATGACAAACGTTACTCGCTTTAGGGTCGATTTACAGGCTCTAAAATATCAGTTCTTGGCATTAGAGCGAATTAATGTATTCGGAGGGGATAAGCCAAAAATAACCGAGTTGTGCTTATCGGGGGGGAGCTATTGGTTTTAATGCCGCTTTTGCTTCAAATTAGGGCTTTAAACACTTATTTAATATCATATTTAAAAAAAATTTATTGTTATGATTTATTCTAATTTTGCTATTGGCACCGGTGTCACTAGCATAAAAATGCAGTTTTAACGCATTTAAGGTTAATTTTTACTGTTTTTCGGGTATTTGTCCTTGATTTTGTTGTTTTTGCTCGCTTTACCTGGTTTGTTCATCTATGTAAAATCATGCTCGCTTTAAACGAAACCTTAATTCCTGCTACCCGTTCAAATTTATCGCAGATGTAATAGGCGTTCACATTTAGCAACTTGATGTTATCTCAACTAGGATTAGATAACACACTCTCACAACCTTTTGCTTATGGAGAATTTCCGTGCAATATATACTTTGGTATCAAGAACTTGGTATGAATGACGTACCACGTGTTGGTGGTAAAAACGCTTCCCTCGGTGAAATGATTTCTAACCTAGCAAACGCAGGCGTAACAGTGCCTGGTGGTTTTGCTACAACATCTGATGCTTTTAATGAGTTTTTAGACCAATCAGGCCTCAACGACAAAATCCACAATGTACTTGATACGCTTGATGTTGATGATGTAAACGAACTAGCACGCGTAGGCGGCGAAATTCGTCAATGGATTATCGATACACCTTTCCAAAGTAATTTAGATTCTGCGATTCGTGAAGCGTATGCAACGCTTCATGGTGGTAAAAATCAAGATGTTTCGTTTGCGGTTCGCTCATCAGCAACTGCTGAGGATATGCCAGATGCATCTTTCGCTGGGCAACAAGAGACTTTCTTAAACGTGCGCGGTATTGACGCAGTAATGGTGGCAATTAAGCACGTATTTGCATCGTTATTTAACGACCGTGCAATTTCGTACCGTGTTCACCAAGGTTACGACCATCGTGGTGTTGCACTGTCTGCGGGTATTCAGCGCATGGTCCGTTCTGATAAAGCCTCATCAGGTGTAATGTTTAGTATTGATACCGAATCTGGTTTTGAAGATGTGGTATTTGTAACATCAAGCTATGGCCTTGGCGAAATGGTAGTGCAGGGCGCGGTTAACCCAGATGAATTTTATGTACACAAGCCAACACTTGCGGCAAATCGCCCTGCGGTTGTGCGCCGTACGCTTGGTTCAAAAGCAGTTGAGATGATCTATTCAAGCGATGAAGCTCACGGTAAGCAAGTAGAAGTAGTGGATATTGAACAAACCCGCTCAAATCAATTCTCGATTACTGATGAAGAAGTAATGGAGCTTGCTAAACAAGCAGTGATCATTGAAAAGCATTATGGTCGCCCGATGGATATTGAATGGGCTAAAGACGGCAATGACGGCAAGCTATATATTGTACAAGCGCGTCCTGAAACAGTGCGTTCTAACGAAGACGCCAATGTAATGGAACGTTTTCAACTAAATGGTTCATCAAACGTGTTATGCGAAGGCCGTGCTATTGGTCATAAAATTGGTAAAGGCGTAGTACGCGTACTTAACTCAATTGATGAAATGGATAAAGTACAGCAAGGTGATGTGCTAGTAACCGACATGACCGACCCTGACTGGGAACCGATTATGAAGCGTGCTGCAGCGATTGTTACAAATCGTGGTGGCCGTACGTGTCACGCAGCAATTATTGCACGTGAGTTAGGTATTCCTGCTGTAGTCGGTTGTGGTAACGCAACTGACACCATCGAAAATAACGCAGAAGTGACAGTTTCTTGTGCCGAAGGTGACACTGGCTATATTTACCAAGGTTTACTTGATTATGAGGTATTAACATCTCGCGTTGATGAAATGCCTGAACTACCAATGAAAATTATGATGAATGTGGGTAACCCAGACAGAGCATTCGACTTTGCGCGATTACCACATGCAGGCATTGGTTTAGCACGTGTTGAATTCATTATTAACCGTATGATTGGTGTACACCCGAAAGCACTACTTAACTATGATGCTCAGTCTGACGACGTAAAATCTGATATTGATTTTATGATGGCAGGTTACGAAAGTCCGGTTGAATTTTATATCAGCAAACTTGTTGAAGGTATTTCGACACTAGGTGCAGCATTTGCGCCAGAGCGCGTAATTGTGCGTATGTCTGATTTCAAATCAAACGAATACGCGAATTTAGTGGGTGGTGAGCAATACGAGCCGGAAGAAGAAAATCCAATGATCGGATTCCGCGGTGCATCTCGCTATATTTCAGAAGATTTCCGCGATTGTTTTGCCCTTGAATGTGAAGCGATTAAACGCGTTCGCAACGATATGGGTCTGACCAATATCGAAATCATGATCCCATTTGTCCGCACATTAGAAGAAGCAGCACGCGTAATTGAGCTACTTGAAGAACACGGCTTAAAGCGCGGTGAAAACGGCTTAAAAGTAATTATGATGTGCGAGCTGCCATCTAATGCATTATTAGCAGATGAGTTCTTAGAGTATTTCGATGGTTTCTCTATCGGTTCTAATGACTTAACTCAGTTAACGCTTGGCTTGGACCGTGACTCTGGATTAATTGCTCATTTATTTGACGAGCGTAATCCTGCGATTAAAAAGCTATTAGAAATGGCGATTCAAACAGCGAAAGCAAAAGGTAAATATGTCGGCATTTGTGGTCAGGGTCCGTCAGATCACGAAGACTTTGCAGCCTGGCTTGTGGATCAAGGTATTGATTCTGTGTCGTTAAACCCAGACACAGTGCTTGAAACTTGGCTATACCTAGGTGAGAAGCACGCTAAATAAATTGTATT of the Pseudoalteromonas spongiae UST010723-006 genome contains:
- the ppsA gene encoding phosphoenolpyruvate synthase, whose product is MQYILWYQELGMNDVPRVGGKNASLGEMISNLANAGVTVPGGFATTSDAFNEFLDQSGLNDKIHNVLDTLDVDDVNELARVGGEIRQWIIDTPFQSNLDSAIREAYATLHGGKNQDVSFAVRSSATAEDMPDASFAGQQETFLNVRGIDAVMVAIKHVFASLFNDRAISYRVHQGYDHRGVALSAGIQRMVRSDKASSGVMFSIDTESGFEDVVFVTSSYGLGEMVVQGAVNPDEFYVHKPTLAANRPAVVRRTLGSKAVEMIYSSDEAHGKQVEVVDIEQTRSNQFSITDEEVMELAKQAVIIEKHYGRPMDIEWAKDGNDGKLYIVQARPETVRSNEDANVMERFQLNGSSNVLCEGRAIGHKIGKGVVRVLNSIDEMDKVQQGDVLVTDMTDPDWEPIMKRAAAIVTNRGGRTCHAAIIARELGIPAVVGCGNATDTIENNAEVTVSCAEGDTGYIYQGLLDYEVLTSRVDEMPELPMKIMMNVGNPDRAFDFARLPHAGIGLARVEFIINRMIGVHPKALLNYDAQSDDVKSDIDFMMAGYESPVEFYISKLVEGISTLGAAFAPERVIVRMSDFKSNEYANLVGGEQYEPEEENPMIGFRGASRYISEDFRDCFALECEAIKRVRNDMGLTNIEIMIPFVRTLEEAARVIELLEEHGLKRGENGLKVIMMCELPSNALLADEFLEYFDGFSIGSNDLTQLTLGLDRDSGLIAHLFDERNPAIKKLLEMAIQTAKAKGKYVGICGQGPSDHEDFAAWLVDQGIDSVSLNPDTVLETWLYLGEKHAK